One part of the Mesorhizobium loti genome encodes these proteins:
- a CDS encoding Shikimate kinase, with product MSQDNKSPGENSGKDHNDDDVVLEIATPNGVFRGTFDKKEKAEKVIKEVVKDRDLAEGDAFELYYGEVHLEPVNRPLVSFGLRKGRYKLTLVATGSGV from the coding sequence ATGTCTCAGGACAACAAAAGCCCCGGCGAGAATTCGGGGAAGGATCATAACGACGACGATGTCGTGCTCGAGATCGCGACGCCGAACGGCGTATTCCGCGGCACGTTCGACAAGAAAGAAAAGGCGGAGAAAGTGATCAAGGAAGTGGTGAAGGACCGCGACCTCGCCGAAGGCGACGCCTTCGAGCTCTACTACGGGGAGGTCCACCTCGAGCCTGTCAACCGTCCGCTGGTGAGCTTCGGGCTCAGGAAGGGCAGGTACAAGTTGACGCTGGTCGCCACTGGTTCCGGGGTCTGA
- a CDS encoding class III aminotransferase yields the protein MLDQSNELNAWDRDHFFHPSTHMGTHARGESPTRIMAGGEGVTVWDNNGRKSIDAFAGLYCVNVGYGRQKIADAIATQAKNLAYYHAYVGHGTEASITLAKMIIDRAPKGMSRVYFGLSGSDANETNIKLIWYYNNVLGRPEKKKIISRWRGYHGSGVMTGSLTGLDLFHNAFDLPRAPVLHTEAPYYFRRADRSMGEEQFSQHCADKLEEMILAEGPETVAAFIGEPILGTGGIVPPPAGYWERIQAVLKKYDVLLVADEVVTGFGRLGAMFGSDHYGIKPDLITIAKGLTSAYAPLSGVIVADKMWQVLVEGADKFGSLGHGWTYSAHPICVAAGVANLELIDEMDLVKNAGETGAYFRAELAKAVGGHKNVGDVRGDGMLAAVEFVADKDDRVFFDASLKIGPQVATALAARGVIGRAMPQGDILGFAPPLCLTREEADVVVAKTADAVKSVFAT from the coding sequence ATGCTCGACCAGTCAAACGAACTCAACGCCTGGGATCGTGACCACTTCTTCCATCCCTCGACGCATATGGGCACGCACGCGCGCGGCGAGAGCCCGACCCGCATCATGGCCGGCGGTGAAGGTGTCACTGTCTGGGACAACAATGGCAGGAAGAGCATCGATGCTTTTGCCGGGCTCTATTGCGTCAATGTCGGCTATGGCCGCCAGAAGATCGCCGATGCCATCGCCACGCAGGCGAAGAACCTCGCCTACTACCACGCCTACGTCGGCCACGGCACCGAGGCCTCGATCACATTGGCTAAGATGATCATCGACCGCGCGCCGAAGGGCATGTCGAGGGTGTATTTTGGCCTCTCCGGTTCGGATGCCAACGAAACCAACATCAAGCTGATCTGGTACTACAACAACGTTCTTGGCCGGCCGGAGAAGAAGAAAATCATCTCGCGCTGGCGCGGCTATCACGGCTCGGGCGTGATGACGGGATCGCTGACGGGGCTCGACCTGTTCCACAACGCCTTCGACCTGCCGCGCGCACCGGTGCTGCACACCGAAGCGCCCTACTATTTCCGCCGCGCCGACCGCTCGATGGGCGAGGAACAGTTCTCGCAGCACTGCGCCGACAAGCTCGAGGAGATGATCCTCGCCGAAGGTCCCGAAACCGTCGCCGCCTTTATCGGCGAGCCAATCCTCGGGACTGGCGGCATTGTGCCGCCGCCGGCCGGCTACTGGGAAAGGATCCAGGCCGTGCTCAAGAAGTACGACGTGCTGCTGGTCGCCGACGAGGTGGTGACGGGCTTCGGCCGGCTGGGCGCCATGTTCGGCTCCGACCATTACGGCATCAAGCCCGACCTGATCACCATCGCCAAGGGCCTGACCTCGGCCTATGCGCCGCTGTCGGGCGTCATCGTCGCCGACAAGATGTGGCAGGTGCTGGTCGAGGGGGCCGACAAGTTCGGTTCGCTCGGCCATGGATGGACCTATTCGGCGCATCCGATCTGCGTTGCCGCCGGTGTCGCCAATCTCGAACTGATTGACGAGATGGACCTGGTCAAGAACGCGGGCGAGACCGGCGCCTATTTCCGCGCCGAACTCGCCAAGGCGGTCGGCGGCCACAAAAATGTCGGCGATGTGCGCGGCGACGGCATGCTGGCGGCGGTCGAGTTCGTCGCCGACAAGGACGATCGGGTGTTCTTCGACGCTTCGCTCAAGATCGGGCCACAGGTGGCAACGGCGCTTGCAGCCAGAGGCGTCATCGGACGCGCCATGCCGCAGGGCGACATTCTCGGCTTCGCGCCGCCACTCTGCCTGACGCGCGAAGAGGCCGACGTCGTCGTGGCCAAGACCGCCGATGCGGTGAAGAGCGTGTTTGCGACTTGA
- a CDS encoding aldehyde dehydrogenase, which translates to MSAHFARSHRHEALDRLTDRRLLRELAYLDGHWTASEAAESFEVTDPATGATVAFVAALDNRQTTKAIDAAARAFPAWRALLPQERSKILRKWFELIVAAKDDLALLMTLEQGKPLQESLREIDYAASFVEWYAEEAKRLNAESVTSHLPGAEMMVRREPLGVVGIVTPWNFPSAMLTRKAAAALAAGCTIIAHPSSETPLSALALAELGERAGLPAGVFNVVTGNASTIVGRMCEDPRIRAMSFTGSTEIGRLIAAQSAPTMKRLVMELGGHAPLIVFDDVDIDKAVTIAIDAKFATSGQDCLAANRIYVQRPIYDRFCAAFARRVGTLRIGNGLADETDIGPLMHERAIKKVEEQVADALAQGARCLAGGKRHAAGSLFYQPTLLVDVPDDALIMREETFGPVAAVTPFDSEDEVIARANATEYGLVAYVVTENGARQQRTGRALDYGMVAINRVKITGAPIPFGGVKQSGIGREGSRHGLEAFTDLKYLCLDVA; encoded by the coding sequence ATGTCCGCGCATTTCGCCCGCTCACATCGCCATGAAGCGCTCGACCGTCTCACCGATCGTCGGCTGCTGCGCGAGCTCGCCTATCTCGACGGTCATTGGACGGCAAGCGAGGCAGCCGAGAGCTTTGAGGTCACCGATCCGGCAACCGGCGCCACCGTTGCTTTCGTCGCCGCGCTCGATAACAGACAGACGACTAAGGCGATCGATGCCGCCGCGCGCGCCTTTCCGGCTTGGCGGGCGCTGCTGCCGCAGGAGCGCTCGAAAATTCTGCGAAAATGGTTCGAACTGATCGTCGCCGCCAAAGATGATCTGGCCCTGTTGATGACGTTGGAACAGGGCAAGCCGCTGCAGGAGTCCCTGCGCGAGATCGATTACGCCGCCTCCTTCGTCGAATGGTATGCCGAGGAAGCAAAACGTCTCAACGCCGAGAGCGTCACCAGCCATCTTCCCGGCGCCGAGATGATGGTGCGGCGCGAGCCGCTCGGTGTCGTCGGCATCGTCACGCCGTGGAACTTTCCGTCAGCGATGTTGACCCGCAAGGCGGCGGCCGCACTCGCCGCTGGCTGCACCATCATCGCGCACCCGTCGTCGGAAACACCGCTTTCGGCGCTCGCGCTGGCCGAGCTTGGCGAGCGGGCGGGCCTGCCCGCCGGCGTCTTCAACGTCGTCACTGGGAACGCCTCCACCATCGTCGGGCGGATGTGTGAGGATCCGCGCATACGCGCCATGAGTTTTACTGGCTCGACCGAAATCGGCCGCCTGATCGCCGCGCAGAGCGCGCCGACGATGAAGCGCCTGGTGATGGAGCTCGGCGGCCACGCGCCATTGATCGTGTTCGACGATGTCGACATCGACAAGGCGGTGACGATCGCGATTGACGCAAAATTCGCCACTTCCGGCCAGGATTGCCTGGCAGCCAACCGCATCTATGTGCAGCGGCCGATCTATGATCGCTTTTGCGCCGCGTTCGCCCGCCGCGTCGGGACCTTGAGGATCGGCAATGGGCTTGCCGATGAGACCGACATCGGACCGCTGATGCATGAGCGCGCCATCAAGAAGGTCGAGGAACAAGTCGCCGACGCCCTCGCCCAGGGCGCACGTTGCCTTGCCGGCGGCAAGCGCCACGCTGCGGGATCGCTGTTCTACCAGCCGACGTTGCTCGTTGACGTGCCCGACGACGCGCTGATCATGCGCGAAGAGACGTTTGGCCCGGTCGCCGCCGTGACGCCGTTCGACAGCGAGGACGAGGTGATCGCTCGCGCCAATGCCACCGAATATGGCCTTGTTGCCTATGTCGTGACCGAGAACGGCGCCCGCCAGCAGCGCACGGGTCGCGCGCTTGACTACGGCATGGTCGCCATCAACCGTGTGAAGATCACCGGGGCGCCAATTCCCTTCGGCGGCGTCAAGCAGTCCGGCATCGGCCGCGAGGGTTCGCGCCACGGGCTCGAAGCGTTCACCGATCTCAAATATCTCTGCCTGGACGTCGCATAA
- a CDS encoding UBA/THIF-type NAD/FAD binding protein, with the protein MDQQQFYDRLNDRMLRYGTSPLDQTQVVAITASPDYLASYDGQVAALVACNLLGRLSPSVQVGFPDIPIHPRLPWAGRSLVEHALDGMRAADPFGSYGTHQVTAGDFRFHLGPDGHNTVIHGSGWNAYIGPGPSPLSPIESDVGIGAALAVVLGAAHLFRTRFGAMTESFACNAWDWTDVPKRVEFSPVGVSLGHVMTAGLGSVGSAANYFLALATRDFRASLIDHDGIGIHNITRSPIFTDAHAKVDMAKVDAVAAFLRRAGVEEVAVDAVALHESALWSLREAGSTDILISAANEFNVRYHIEMGFPPIQFYATTGRNWQATLMRHVPGAKACSLCVFPPDEKYAPTTCATDGSTASQTTVEEKRTDAALPFLSFAAGLMTAAEVLKLNAPGYPFSAERVMLGLKGQPLLIGTPIPHRTGCLCEGRDKSVHKVAVAGSRYVVFVG; encoded by the coding sequence ATGGACCAGCAACAGTTTTACGACCGATTGAACGATCGCATGCTTCGCTACGGCACGTCGCCACTCGACCAAACGCAGGTCGTCGCGATCACCGCGTCGCCCGATTACCTCGCAAGTTACGACGGGCAAGTGGCAGCACTCGTCGCCTGCAACCTGTTGGGACGGCTGTCACCCTCGGTGCAGGTGGGCTTCCCGGACATACCTATCCACCCGCGCCTTCCATGGGCCGGCCGTTCGCTTGTCGAGCATGCCCTTGATGGAATGAGAGCCGCCGACCCGTTCGGCAGCTACGGCACACACCAAGTGACCGCAGGCGATTTTCGCTTCCATCTCGGACCCGACGGCCACAACACTGTCATCCACGGCTCTGGGTGGAACGCCTACATTGGTCCGGGGCCGTCGCCGCTATCCCCGATCGAATCGGATGTCGGAATAGGCGCGGCGCTGGCCGTGGTATTGGGTGCCGCGCATCTGTTCCGCACCCGCTTCGGCGCCATGACCGAGTCCTTCGCCTGCAACGCTTGGGATTGGACCGATGTCCCCAAGCGGGTGGAATTCTCCCCAGTCGGGGTCTCGCTAGGCCACGTCATGACTGCAGGGCTCGGCTCGGTGGGGTCCGCCGCCAACTACTTTCTGGCGCTTGCGACGAGGGACTTCCGCGCAAGCCTCATCGATCACGACGGGATCGGAATCCATAACATCACCCGCTCACCCATCTTCACAGATGCCCATGCTAAGGTCGACATGGCCAAAGTCGACGCCGTCGCCGCCTTTCTGCGCCGAGCCGGTGTCGAGGAAGTAGCGGTCGACGCGGTCGCCTTGCATGAGTCCGCGCTCTGGAGTCTCCGTGAGGCCGGTTCGACGGACATTCTGATCTCGGCCGCCAACGAGTTCAACGTGCGCTACCATATCGAGATGGGGTTCCCTCCGATCCAGTTCTACGCCACCACGGGTCGGAATTGGCAGGCGACCTTGATGCGGCATGTACCCGGAGCGAAAGCGTGTTCGCTCTGCGTGTTCCCGCCCGACGAGAAGTACGCTCCAACTACGTGCGCCACAGACGGGTCCACCGCGTCCCAGACGACGGTCGAGGAAAAGCGCACCGACGCGGCTCTGCCCTTCCTCTCCTTCGCCGCGGGTCTAATGACCGCAGCAGAGGTTCTCAAGCTAAACGCTCCCGGTTACCCGTTCTCGGCCGAACGAGTAATGCTTGGCCTCAAGGGCCAGCCGCTGTTGATCGGCACGCCGATTCCGCATCGTACTGGCTGCCTATGCGAGGGTCGTGACAAAAGCGTGCACAAAGTCGCAGTCGCGGGCTCGCGCTATGTTGTGTTCGTAGGCTAG